GTCTATAGGATGACAGGGACTAACTCTTATCTATCAAATGGATTAGTACAGTCTAAGCAAGTTGACTCAATTCATGTAGATGTTTCGTTAATTAATTCTTCAGATGAATTGGATATTGAAGCTCTTAAAGAATGGCAACCTGAATTTAGTGATGCAGAATTTATTTTGGAAGATGGTAAATATATCGTTGGGAGGGAAATCGAAAAAATGTCTAAAAGATGGTTTAACGTTGTCAACCCCGATGCCATTTGTGAAGAGTACGGAGCGGACAGTCTACGTCTATACGAAATGTTTTTGGGGCCTTTGGAACAATCTAAACCTTGGAACACCGCTGGGATAACAGGGGTGCATTCCTTTCTAAAAAAACTTTGGAAATTATACTCTCCATTAGTAGATGGTACGCTGAGTGGAGTCGAAGCAGAAGCTACGGCCGAAAATCTGAAAACGCTGCACAAGACTATCAAAAAGGTAGAAGAAGACATTAAGAATTTTTCGTTCAATACCTCGGTTTCCACGTTTATGATTTGCGTTAATGAACTCACTTCCCAAAAGTGTACCAGCAAAGCTATCTTGGAACCTTTGGCCATTCTGGTTTCACCTTATGCGCCGCACATAGCTGAGGAACTCTGGGAAAAATTGGGTTATACCGAATCTGTCGCAGAAGCGCCCTTTCCAAAATTTGAAGAAAAGTACTTAGTGGAAAGTAGCAAAGAATACCCTATATCATTTAATGGAAAAATGCGCTTTACGATGCAACTTCCTTTGGATATGGGTAAAGATGAGATTGAAGCTGCTGTAATGGGTCACGAGAAAACCCAAGCGCAACTCGAAGGACGTACCCCCAAAAAGGTAATCGTAGTTCCCGGGAAGATTGTGAACATTGTAGGATAAAGTGATGCAGCATAGCGTTACGCTGAACTCGTCTAAGCGTACAGTTTATAAATGTTTGTCATACTGAGCCCGTCGAAGTATGACAAACACAAATTTTCAATTTCATGGAAACCATCGAAATCATTGGTCTCATCGCAGCCACATTGACCACCTCTGCATTTGTGCCACAAGTGTACAAGGCATTAAAGCATAAATCTACAGCAGATGTATCACTTACCATGTACATTGTTCTGCTTGCAGGGCTTATCCTTTGGATAATTTATGGAATCCATTTGGAAAGCCTGGCCATTATTTTGGCGAATGTGATTACGGGTATCTTGGCCATTACAATGCTTATTTTAAAAATCATACATAAGTAGTAATACCACTAAAAAAATATAGGGTAATTTTTAAAAATATCATTTATAAAAATTTAAACCCCTATTTTTTAGGGGTATTCATATAAAAAAATAACTTTTTATCGACATACCCCTACTTTTTATCTAATCTAGCTTTTATTTTTAAAATTTTTACAGCACCTTTGACTTGTTAATCAAAATAATAACAAAATGATTGTAGGTGTACCTAAAGAAATCAAAAACAACGAAAGCCGTGTTGGGATGACTCCAGCAGGGGTTTTTGAATTGGTGAAAAACAACCATACCGTTTACGTGCAAGCAGGAGCAGGGGAAGGAAGCGGATTTTTTGATAAAGACTATCAACAGGCCGGAGCTACTATTTTAGGAACAATTGCTGAGGTTTATGCGTCAAGCGATATGATCGTAAAGGTTAAGGAGCCAATCGCTGAAGAATACCAACTCATCAAAGAAGGACAGATAGTATTTACCTATTTTCATTTTGCCTCTAGTGAAGCATTGACCAAAGCTATGATAGCCAGTAAGTCTATTTGTATTGCATATGAAACCGTTGAGGATGATGAAGGTACGTTGCCATTGTTGACGCCTATGTCAGAAGTTGCCGGTAGAATGGCAATTCAGCAAGGGGCAAAGTACTTGGAGAAACCCGTAAAAGGAAGAGGGGTGCTTTTAGGAGGCGTCCCCGGCGTCGCGCCAGGCAAAGTTTTAGTATTGGGAGCTGGTACGGTAGGGATTCAAGCTGCAAAAATGGCAGCAGGTTTAGGCGCCCATGTTACTATTTTAGACGTGAACATGAAACGACTTCGCTATGTTAACGATGTTATGCCAAGCCATGTTGTGACCGAATTTTCAAGTGAATTCAATATCAGAAAACTTATAAAGACCCATGATTTAATTATTGGGGGAGTCCTTCTAAAAGGAGCCAAAGCTCCAAATTTGATTACGCGGGATATGCTAAAGGAGATGCGTCCCGGAACTGTAATCGTAGATGTTGCCGTAGATCAAGGCGGATGCGTGGAAACCACAAAAGCGACCACGCATGAAGACCCCGTTTATATTATTGATGACGTTGTGCACTATTGCGTAGCAAATATGCCTGGGGCAGTCCCTTACACCTCTACAGTTGCCTTGACGAACGTAACACTGCCCTATGTATTAAAGTTGGCAAATATGGGATGGCGCAGTGCTTGTAATCTCGATAAAAACCTTGCAAAAGGTCTTAATATTATCGAAGGCGAAGTAGTTTATGAAGAGATAACAGAAGCTTTTAACTGGGAGCCTGCTATGGCTTAATACACATTTTGTCAGTAAATATGCCCTGCCTCAAAATGGCGGGGTTTTTGCTTTTAAGTTGGTATATTTATAGGAATTAAAACAGAAAAGCTATGATGACATATTATATATTGATAGGTGGGATTGCACTAATAAGCTGGTTGGTAAGCAGCCGATTGAAGAGCAAGTTCAAAAAATATTCGAAGGTTCATTTGCGCAATGGCATGAGCGGTGCGGAAATCGCCCAGAAAATGTTGGATGATCATGGAATCAGTGATGTCAAGGTAATTTCTACCGCTGGGATGCTTACCGATCATTACAATCCAAAAAATAAAACCGTAAACCTTAGTGAAGGTGTTTACAATCAACGTAATGCCTCTGCCGCTGCAGTTGCTGCGCACGAAGTAGGCCATGCTGTACAACACGCGCAGGCCTATGAGTGGTTGACCATGCGTTCCAAACTTGTTCCCGTTGTTAGTGTTACTTCTGGTATGTCCACTTGGGTGGTTTTTGGTGGATTGATGTTAGGAGCGGCTGCCGGAGTTGGTCTTGGGTACTATATAGCAATTGCCGGGCTTGTGATGATGGGGTTTGCCACATTGTTTAGTTTTGTCACCTTACCTGTGGAATACGATGCCAGCAATAGGGCTTTAGCTTGGTTAAAACAAAAAAACATGGTAAGCCAAGAAGAATATGCAGGTGCTGAAGATGCACTTAAATGGGCTGCCAGAACATATCTGGTCGCTGCTTTGGGAGCTTTGGCCTCTTTGGTTTATTGGGCATTCCAAGTTTTTGGCGGAAGGGACTAAGCCTCGTATTAAAGATAATGCAAAACCTGTTTGAAGAGATTCAAGCAGGTTTTTTTAGATTGAAATTTGTCTGTCAATCTGTTGATTTAACGAAATAAAGGTTTCCGTTCTGGAGACACCTTCTATTTGTTGGATTTTTTTATTCAATACAACCATCAAATGTTCATTGTCCTTGCACAATACTTTAATAAGAATAGACCAGTTTCCAGTAGTATAGTGACATTCCAATACCTCGGGGATTTTTTCAAGTTGTTTTACGGCTTGTGGATTGGCCATGGCCTTATCAAGAAAAATACCAATATAGGCCATTGTGGTATATCCCAGTACTTTAGGATTGATAATGAACTTAGAGCCCGATAACAAGCCTGAGCTTTCCAGCTTACGTAATCGTTGGTGAATGGCTGCCCCAGAGATTCCTATGTTTCGGGCAATTTCCAAAATAGGTCTACGGGCATCTTCCATTAAAAATCGCAAGATTTTTTTGTCGATGCCATCAATTTTTACGGAACTGTTAGAAGCTTTCACAAGAACGATTATAGATTGAAGCTAAAGATACCGAAAAAGGTTAAAAACTAATTCCCTATTGAATCTGGATTGTAACCTAAATAGGGCACCTCATATTCCCTAAACTTAATTCCATACGATTTCAGTTCTGAAAGTATGGGGGCATACACCTCTTTGCTAATGGGAATTTGAACACCTGGAGTTGTGATGTTACCGTTAAGAATATGGAGTGCTGCTATTGCTACGGGCAAGCCAACAGTTTTTGCCATAGCAGTATGGCTTTGGTTTTCACCAAGTACGACCATGTTGGCATCTATTTGTTTTTTTTCACCGTTAATTTCGTAGCCAAACTTATGGTACATCACGATCATATCCTTTTCGTCTTTTTGTAATGTCCAGTTATCTTCAAGGATGTACTGAAGCATTTGGGCGGGAGTGGCATTCTTTATCGGTATTTTTTTTGTATCGTCAAAAAGATTCAACTCTAGTAACTTTCCCCATCTAATATCATCTTGGTCTATTTTGAGGTAATGTCGAAGTTTTAATTCAACGGAATCTGTTGGAGAATATGGTAAAAATAGGTTGATAAATTCCCGATACGACATGCCTTCAGAGTTTTCCACGGTATAACTGTCGTCTGTCAACCCAAGAAGAACGAACATTTGCCATGCCTTGGAAAACCCAACTCTACGCATAGTTCCACGGAATAATGTCAATGCATCCTGTAAGCCATAGGCTTCGGTATATTTTAGGGAATCCCTGTTTGGATATACTTCAAAAGAGCCGTATCCGTCAATGTTCACTAACTCGGTACGGCGAAATAGTTTTTGATAAGGGATGTACTTATATGTTCCTTCTTGGATAAATTTTGCTGCACCACCTTGACCTGCAACAACTACATTTCTCGGATTCCATGTGAATTTGTAATTCCAAAGATTGGAATCGTTTTCAGGGGCTACCAATCCTCCCGTAAATGATTCAAAAAGTAACATTTTTCCACCTTTGTTGGTAATTCTATCAATGATTTCCATGGCACTCATATGGTCAATACCAGGATCAAGACCAGCTTCATTGATAAAAACAAGTCCATTTTTTTTTGCATCGCTATCCAAGGCTGCTATTTCCTTGCTCACGTAGGATGCGGTAACCAGATGTTTTTTGAAGGTGATGCAATCTTCAGCTATTTTAATGTGCAGCCGTGGAGGTAACATAGAGATTACAAGTGATGTCGAAGCAATGACATTTTTCCTTTGCTCATCATTAAAGATATCCAGTTCTATCACGTTACAATTTGGATGCGAGGCAATATGTTCTGGAATGTGTTGAGGGTTAAGGTCTCCTATGGTTAACTGAAGTTTCTCTTTATTGGATTTCTCGAGAATATAATCTAACAGGTATGCAGTGGATTTTCCTGCTCCAAGTACCAAAATAGTGCGAACCATGGGTTTTGTTTACTTTTGATTAAAACGAATACTAAAGTATCAAATTGTTATATTTCTAAATATTTAAGCTCTAAAAGTTATGAACAAAACAATTATGCTGATGGGAATTATTTTTGGGTTTTTGGCTATAGTGTTAGGTGCTTTTGGTGCCCATGGGCTTGAAAAAGTGGTTGATTCAAACTCAATTGATACTTTTGAAGTGGGCGTACGCTATCAGATGTATCATGCATTGTTTTTACTTTTTCTCGGGTCATGGGATGGTTTGCTTCAAAAACAAAAACGAATCGTGTTTATCTTCGTTCTTCTGGGTGTTCTTCTATTCTCTTTCTCCATTTATCTGCTCGCTATCAATAGTTTAGTTGCTTTCAATTTTAAACAAATAGCATTTGTAACCCCCATAGGCGGTACTTTTTTAATTATAGGGTGGTTTCTTTTAGGATATTACATTTTGACTAAAAAACAGCATAAATAAACCATCAAAAAAGTGGTAAAATAGTATAATTTTCTAGTTTTGTACCAACTAAAAAAACTACAAAAGCATGGAGGCCCACATTCCAACAACGAAATCGATTTCGTTAACCCAGTATGGAATACAACATACTAACGTACATTACCAATTATCCCCTCAGGAATTACAAAAATTGACCATTGAAAAGGATATGGGCAAAGAAGCTTCTTCGGGAGCCTTGGCAGTTAACACGGGAGAGTTTACGGGAAGGTCTCCAATGGATCGTTTTATCGTAAGGGATTCCATTACAGAAGAAAAGGTTTGGTGGGGAGATATCAATATTCCCTTTGAGAGTGAAAAGTTTGATAAGCTCTACAATAAGATGATTGCCTACTTGAACGAAAAAGAACTTTTTGCACGCGATTGCTATGCTTGTGCCGATGAAGGTTATAAGATGAACATTAGGGTAATCAATGAGTATCCATGGTCCAATATGTTCGCTTATAATATGTTTCTTCGGCCTAATGAAGAGGAACTAAAGGATTTTAAACCTGAATGGACCGTAATAAATGCTCCTGGTTTTGTTGCCAACGCCGAGATTGATGGAACACGGCAACATAATTTTGCTATTCTGGATTTTTCAAAAAAAATAGCATTGGTCGGAGGCACGGGCTATACGGGCGAAATAAAAAAAGGGATATTCTCTGCCTTGAACTTTATTCTGCCTGTATATAAAAATACGTTGCCCATGCACTGTTCTGCCAATATTGGCGATTCTGGGGACACTGCACTTTTCTTTGGTCTTTCCGGTACTGGAAAAACCACACTCTCTACGGACCCTGACCGAAAGCTCATTGGCGATGACGAACATGGATGGACGAAAGATAATACGGTATTCAATTTTGAAGGCGGTTGCTATGCAAAGGTCATCGATTTGTCACAAGAAAAAGAACCGGAAATCTACGCGGCAATCAAACAGGGAGCTATTTTGGAGAATGTAATTATGGATGATAAGGGCGTAGTTGATTTTTCAGATACTTCCATTACCCAGAATACAAGAGTCAGTTATCCTATTTATCATATTGATAATATACAACAGCCTTCTATAGGTGAGAATGTAAAGAATATATTCTTTTTGACTGCAGATGCATTTGGTGTTTTACCTCCAATTTCCAAGCTTACACCTGCGCAGGCTGCATATCACTTTATTTCTGGATATACTGCTAAAGTCGCTGGTACAGAAGCTGGCGTGGTTGAGCCACAACCATCATTTTCTGCATGTTTTGGGGCGCCTTTTATGCCCTTACACCCTGCTAAGTACGCAGAAATGCTAAGTAAAAAAATGCAAGAATCCGGGGTCGATGTTTGGTTGATCAATACAGGTTGGACTGGAGGACCTTATGGTGTGGGTACCCGAATGAAGCTAAAGTACACAAGAGCTATGATAAGTGCAGCACTTAGCGGTGACTTAGGACTTTATAGCTATGACAAATACCATATCCATTCTGTTTTTGGAGTGGCACAGCCTAGAGAGTGTCCTGGCGTGCCAACTTCAGTGCTTAGCCCAAGAGCAACATGGAACGATGATGAAGCTTACTATAAGACGGCATTTAAGCTCACCAATGCCTTTAGAGAAAATTTCAAGAAATTTGAATCTTATGCCAGTGAAGAGATACGGCGAGGCGGTCCGCAACGCTATGCTTTTTAAAACAAAAGGCCCATCTTAAGATGGGCCTTTTGTTTTTGTTATCGTATATGTTGCTACTTATTGACGCTTGTAATGTATTTCTGTAAGGCCATTGTCATTGATGGCGTCTCTGGTGTCGGTGCCTTTATGTCTATTCTGAGACCTGCCTCAGTTGCAGCGTTGACCGTACTGTTCCCAAAAACTGCAATACGAGTTCCGTTCTGTTCAAAATCCGGGAAATTTTTCAATAACGACTCGATTCCAGAAGGGCTAAAAAATACCAAAACATCATAAGTCACTTCTCTTAAGTCAGATAGGTCGCTTATTACCGTTTTGTAAAAGATACCTCTTTTCCAATCCACTTTAAGTTCATCTAAAGCTTGCGGAACAATAGGTTTCAAAATATCTGATGATGGCAAAAGGAATTTTTCATCCTTATATTTTTTGATAAGTGGAACAAGTTCATTGAATGTTCTTTTTCCAACATAAATTTTTCGCTT
The nucleotide sequence above comes from Flagellimonas sp. HMM57. Encoded proteins:
- the ald gene encoding alanine dehydrogenase, whose translation is MIVGVPKEIKNNESRVGMTPAGVFELVKNNHTVYVQAGAGEGSGFFDKDYQQAGATILGTIAEVYASSDMIVKVKEPIAEEYQLIKEGQIVFTYFHFASSEALTKAMIASKSICIAYETVEDDEGTLPLLTPMSEVAGRMAIQQGAKYLEKPVKGRGVLLGGVPGVAPGKVLVLGAGTVGIQAAKMAAGLGAHVTILDVNMKRLRYVNDVMPSHVVTEFSSEFNIRKLIKTHDLIIGGVLLKGAKAPNLITRDMLKEMRPGTVIVDVAVDQGGCVETTKATTHEDPVYIIDDVVHYCVANMPGAVPYTSTVALTNVTLPYVLKLANMGWRSACNLDKNLAKGLNIIEGEVVYEEITEAFNWEPAMA
- a CDS encoding DUF423 domain-containing protein gives rise to the protein MNKTIMLMGIIFGFLAIVLGAFGAHGLEKVVDSNSIDTFEVGVRYQMYHALFLLFLGSWDGLLQKQKRIVFIFVLLGVLLFSFSIYLLAINSLVAFNFKQIAFVTPIGGTFLIIGWFLLGYYILTKKQHK
- a CDS encoding Lrp/AsnC ligand binding domain-containing protein, producing MKASNSSVKIDGIDKKILRFLMEDARRPILEIARNIGISGAAIHQRLRKLESSGLLSGSKFIINPKVLGYTTMAYIGIFLDKAMANPQAVKQLEKIPEVLECHYTTGNWSILIKVLCKDNEHLMVVLNKKIQQIEGVSRTETFISLNQQIDRQISI
- a CDS encoding zinc metallopeptidase → MMTYYILIGGIALISWLVSSRLKSKFKKYSKVHLRNGMSGAEIAQKMLDDHGISDVKVISTAGMLTDHYNPKNKTVNLSEGVYNQRNASAAAVAAHEVGHAVQHAQAYEWLTMRSKLVPVVSVTSGMSTWVVFGGLMLGAAAGVGLGYYIAIAGLVMMGFATLFSFVTLPVEYDASNRALAWLKQKNMVSQEEYAGAEDALKWAARTYLVAALGALASLVYWAFQVFGGRD
- the pckA gene encoding phosphoenolpyruvate carboxykinase (ATP), which encodes MEAHIPTTKSISLTQYGIQHTNVHYQLSPQELQKLTIEKDMGKEASSGALAVNTGEFTGRSPMDRFIVRDSITEEKVWWGDINIPFESEKFDKLYNKMIAYLNEKELFARDCYACADEGYKMNIRVINEYPWSNMFAYNMFLRPNEEELKDFKPEWTVINAPGFVANAEIDGTRQHNFAILDFSKKIALVGGTGYTGEIKKGIFSALNFILPVYKNTLPMHCSANIGDSGDTALFFGLSGTGKTTLSTDPDRKLIGDDEHGWTKDNTVFNFEGGCYAKVIDLSQEKEPEIYAAIKQGAILENVIMDDKGVVDFSDTSITQNTRVSYPIYHIDNIQQPSIGENVKNIFFLTADAFGVLPPISKLTPAQAAYHFISGYTAKVAGTEAGVVEPQPSFSACFGAPFMPLHPAKYAEMLSKKMQESGVDVWLINTGWTGGPYGVGTRMKLKYTRAMISAALSGDLGLYSYDKYHIHSVFGVAQPRECPGVPTSVLSPRATWNDDEAYYKTAFKLTNAFRENFKKFESYASEEIRRGGPQRYAF
- a CDS encoding saccharopine dehydrogenase family protein, producing the protein MVRTILVLGAGKSTAYLLDYILEKSNKEKLQLTIGDLNPQHIPEHIASHPNCNVIELDIFNDEQRKNVIASTSLVISMLPPRLHIKIAEDCITFKKHLVTASYVSKEIAALDSDAKKNGLVFINEAGLDPGIDHMSAMEIIDRITNKGGKMLLFESFTGGLVAPENDSNLWNYKFTWNPRNVVVAGQGGAAKFIQEGTYKYIPYQKLFRRTELVNIDGYGSFEVYPNRDSLKYTEAYGLQDALTLFRGTMRRVGFSKAWQMFVLLGLTDDSYTVENSEGMSYREFINLFLPYSPTDSVELKLRHYLKIDQDDIRWGKLLELNLFDDTKKIPIKNATPAQMLQYILEDNWTLQKDEKDMIVMYHKFGYEINGEKKQIDANMVVLGENQSHTAMAKTVGLPVAIAALHILNGNITTPGVQIPISKEVYAPILSELKSYGIKFREYEVPYLGYNPDSIGN
- a CDS encoding uroporphyrinogen-III synthase, whose translation is MKVKTILVSQPEPKIENSPYSRLIEKEKVKVDFRPFIHVEGVEAKSVRQQKIDLNNFTAIILTSRNSVDHFFRIAEEMRFKVPDTMKYFCQSEAVAYYLQKYVVYRKRKIYVGKRTFNELVPLIKKYKDEKFLLPSSDILKPIVPQALDELKVDWKRGIFYKTVISDLSDLREVTYDVLVFFSPSGIESLLKNFPDFEQNGTRIAVFGNSTVNAATEAGLRIDIKAPTPETPSMTMALQKYITSVNK
- a CDS encoding SemiSWEET family sugar transporter; translated protein: METIEIIGLIAATLTTSAFVPQVYKALKHKSTADVSLTMYIVLLAGLILWIIYGIHLESLAIILANVITGILAITMLILKIIHK